From one Macaca nemestrina isolate mMacNem1 chromosome 5, mMacNem.hap1, whole genome shotgun sequence genomic stretch:
- the LOC105497654 gene encoding class I histocompatibility antigen, Gogo-B*0102 alpha chain-like isoform X1, whose translation MTRRQCSLPLGVGFREQPISVATVPGFKDPADTPRLKSLHRRQEWDLGAPNPPPAALGGAGPDRDLGSDAAIPRMEPLASWVEPEYWELETRGAKTHTENFQVNLRPCSATTTRARPVSDPGAGRRSRPLSIPNGGPGSSPSLQAEIHPEAAGLAQILDRGEPQAPSPCFFFGLGPNPCGLVGAGPGPHTFQEMYGCDLGPDGRFLRGDDQLAYDGRDYLALNEDLRSWTAADTAAQISRRKWEVTREAERVRAYLEDRCLEWLRRYLENRKETLQRADPPKTHVTHHPVSDHEATLRCWALGFHPVEITLTWQQDGEDQTQDMELVETGPAGDGTFQKWGAVVVPSGEEQRYMCHVQHEGLLEPLTPRWEQSSQPTILIAAIVAGLIVLGAVVTAVMWRKKSSGGKGGSYSQAAWSNGAQGSDVSRRDCKA comes from the exons ATGACACGGCGCCAGTGCTCACTCCCATTGGGTGTCGGGTTTCGAGAGCAGCCAATCAGCGTCGCCACGGTTCCCGGTTTTAAAGATCCCGCGGACACACCCCGACTCAAGAGTCTCCACAGACGCCAAGAATGGGATCTTGGCGCCCCGAAccctcctcctgctgctctcGGGGGCGCTGGCCCTGACCGAGACCTGGGCAG CGACGCGGCCATTCCGAGGATGGAGCCGCTGGCATCGTGGGTGGAGCCGGAGTATTGGGAGCTGGAGACACGAGGCGCCAAGACCCACACAGAGAATTTCCAAGTGAACCTGCGACCCTGCTCCGCCACTACAACCCGAGCGAGGCCGGTGAGTGACCCCGGCGCGGGGCGCAGGTCACGACCCCTCTCCATTCCCAACGGAGGGCCCGGGTCGTCCCCGAGTCTCCAGGCCGAGATCCACCCCGAGGCTGCGGGACTGGCCCAGATCCTCGACCGGGGAGAGCCCCAGGCGCCTTCACCCTGTTTCTTTTTCGGTTTAGGCCCAAATCCCTGTGGGTTGGtaggggcggggccagggcctCACACCTTCCAGGAGATGTACGGCTGCGACCTGGGGCCAGATGGGCGCTTCCTCCGTGGGGATGACCAGTTAGCCTACGACGGCAGGGATTACCTCGCCCTGAACGAGGACCTGCGCTCCTGGACCGCAGCGGACACCGCGGCTCAGATCTCCCGGCGCAAGTGGGAGGTGACCCGTGAGGCGGAGAGGGTGAGAGCCTACCTGGAGGACAGGTGCCTGGAGTGGCTCCGCAGATACCTGGAGAACAGGAAGGAGACGCTGCAGCGCGCGG ATCCCCCAAAGACACATGTGACCCACCACCCCGTCTCTGACCATGAGGCCACCCTGAGGTGCTGGGCCCTGGGCTTCCACCCTGTGGAGATCACACTGACCTGGCAGCAGGATGGGGAGGACCAAACTCAGGACATGGAGCTTGTGGAGACCGGGCCCGCAGGGGATGGAACCTTCCAGAAGTGGGGAGCTGTGGTGGTGCCTTCTGGAGAGGAGCAGAGatacatgtgccatgtgcagCATGAGGGATTGCTGGAGCCCCTCACCCCGAGATGGG aGCAGTCTTCCCAGCCCACCATCCTCATCGCAGCCATTGTTGCTGGCCTGATTGTCCTTGGAGCTGTGGTCACTGCTGTGATGTGGAGGAAGAAAAGCTCAG GTGGAAAAGGAGGGAGCTACTCGCAGGCTGCGT GGAGCAATGGTGCCCAGGGCTCTGACGTGTCTCGCAGGGATTGTAAAG CCTGA
- the LOC105497654 gene encoding patr class I histocompatibility antigen, alpha chain G-like isoform X2, with translation MTRRQCSLPLGVGFREQPISVATVPGFKDPADTPRLKSLHRRQEWDLGAPNPPPAALGGAGPDRDLGSDAAIPRMEPLASWVEPEYWELETRGAKTHTENFQVNLRPCSATTTRARPVSDPGAGRRSRPLSIPNGGPGSSPSLQAEIHPEAAGLAQILDRGEPQAPSPCFFFGLGPNPCGLVGAGPGPHTFQEMYGCDLGPDGRFLRGDDQLAYDGRDYLALNEDLRSWTAADTAAQISRRKWEVTREAERVRAYLEDRCLEWLRRYLENRKETLQRADPPKTHVTHHPVSDHEATLRCWALGFHPVEITLTWQQDGEDQTQDMELVETGPAGDGTFQKWGAVVVPSGEEQRYMCHVQHEGLLEPLTPRWVFPAHHPHRSHCCWPDCPWSCGHCCDVEEEKLRWKRRELLAGCVEQWCPGL, from the exons ATGACACGGCGCCAGTGCTCACTCCCATTGGGTGTCGGGTTTCGAGAGCAGCCAATCAGCGTCGCCACGGTTCCCGGTTTTAAAGATCCCGCGGACACACCCCGACTCAAGAGTCTCCACAGACGCCAAGAATGGGATCTTGGCGCCCCGAAccctcctcctgctgctctcGGGGGCGCTGGCCCTGACCGAGACCTGGGCAG CGACGCGGCCATTCCGAGGATGGAGCCGCTGGCATCGTGGGTGGAGCCGGAGTATTGGGAGCTGGAGACACGAGGCGCCAAGACCCACACAGAGAATTTCCAAGTGAACCTGCGACCCTGCTCCGCCACTACAACCCGAGCGAGGCCGGTGAGTGACCCCGGCGCGGGGCGCAGGTCACGACCCCTCTCCATTCCCAACGGAGGGCCCGGGTCGTCCCCGAGTCTCCAGGCCGAGATCCACCCCGAGGCTGCGGGACTGGCCCAGATCCTCGACCGGGGAGAGCCCCAGGCGCCTTCACCCTGTTTCTTTTTCGGTTTAGGCCCAAATCCCTGTGGGTTGGtaggggcggggccagggcctCACACCTTCCAGGAGATGTACGGCTGCGACCTGGGGCCAGATGGGCGCTTCCTCCGTGGGGATGACCAGTTAGCCTACGACGGCAGGGATTACCTCGCCCTGAACGAGGACCTGCGCTCCTGGACCGCAGCGGACACCGCGGCTCAGATCTCCCGGCGCAAGTGGGAGGTGACCCGTGAGGCGGAGAGGGTGAGAGCCTACCTGGAGGACAGGTGCCTGGAGTGGCTCCGCAGATACCTGGAGAACAGGAAGGAGACGCTGCAGCGCGCGG ATCCCCCAAAGACACATGTGACCCACCACCCCGTCTCTGACCATGAGGCCACCCTGAGGTGCTGGGCCCTGGGCTTCCACCCTGTGGAGATCACACTGACCTGGCAGCAGGATGGGGAGGACCAAACTCAGGACATGGAGCTTGTGGAGACCGGGCCCGCAGGGGATGGAACCTTCCAGAAGTGGGGAGCTGTGGTGGTGCCTTCTGGAGAGGAGCAGAGatacatgtgccatgtgcagCATGAGGGATTGCTGGAGCCCCTCACCCCGAGATGGG TCTTCCCAGCCCACCATCCTCATCGCAGCCATTGTTGCTGGCCTGATTGTCCTTGGAGCTGTGGTCACTGCTGTGATGTGGAGGAAGAAAAGCTCAG GTGGAAAAGGAGGGAGCTACTCGCAGGCTGCGT GGAGCAATGGTGCCCAGGGCTCTGA